A single window of Nasonia vitripennis strain AsymCx chromosome 4, Nvit_psr_1.1, whole genome shotgun sequence DNA harbors:
- the LOC100113511 gene encoding derlin-1 — protein MSDVGDWFKSLPIFTRYWLALTIIFSLIGRFRIINVINLVLLYDPFIHNFEIWRAVTSLFYHPTSFHLLMNLYFLYNYSIRLERIDFEGRPADYFYLLIFNWICCLVAALLLNFSILMNAMILSVIYVWCQLNKDAIVHFWFGFQFKAMYLPWVLFGFNFIINHDGLEELVGILCGHLYFFLKFKYPQEFGGPNLLATPTILEYYFPQRSNIRGFGAAPPPAARNVPRGHSWGQGQVLGR, from the exons ATGTCTGACGTGGGGGACTGGTTTAAAAGTCTACCAATATTCACGAGATATTGGTTAGCTTTAACTATAATATTCTCATTGATTGGAAGATTTCGTATCATCAATGTCATCAACCTAGTTCTACTGTATGATCCGTTTATTCATAATTTTGAGATATGGAGAGCAGTCACCAGTCTTTTCTATCATCCAACGAGTTTTCATTTACTCATGAATTTGTACTTTTTGTACAATTACTCCATAAGACTGGAAAGAATAGACTTTGAAGGCAGACCAGCAGactacttttatttattgatatttaattGGATATGCTGTCTCGTCGCTGCATTATTGCTCAATTTCTCTATATTGATGAATGCTATGATTCTTAGTGTCATATATGTATGGTGTCAACTCAACAAAGATGCCATTGTACACTTTTGGTTTg GTTTCCAATTTAAAGCAATGTACTTGCCATGGGTACTTTTTGGATTCAATTTCATCATTAACCATGATGGATTAGAAGAACTTGTGGGAATACTCTGTGGTCACCTCTACTTTTTCCTCAAGTTTAAATATCCTCAAGAATTTGGAGGGCCAAACTTGCTAGCTACACCAACAATTTTGGAGTACTATTTTCCACAAAGGAGTAATATCAGAGGTTTTGGAGCAGCACCTCCACCAGCTGCTAGAAATGTACCAAGAGGCCACAGCTGGGGACAAGGCCAAGTATTAGGACGATAA